The genomic window ACCTCTATCGCCGTGAAGCTCTAGGAAAGTATCGCCACAAAGTGCTTTAATATGGTCTAAAGTGTAAGGTCTATTAGGGTGTCTTGACAATTGTACGCGTTGCCAAGCGGTAAGATTTTTATAAATATGCCTTTTGGTTTCTTCCAGTTTTTTGTTGATTTGTTTACAAGTATTGGTAACATCAACATCTGATTCTTGACCAATAACAAGACATTTGTCTAACTGATCTTCTAATTCTTTTATTGGAAGCTCAAAATCTAAATATTCCATAGGATGTGTCCTTTTTTTTTGGTTTGATTCGAACTGCAAATATAAATTTATTTATTCAAACATAAATTATTTACATTAAAAACATAAATCTATTTTACAGAAAGAAGCTTAAATTAATTATTCTTTATTCGATAAATAGTGTTTCACAACGCCGTTAAGAATAACAGTTATGACAATTAATAAGGCTCCAATATAAAACTCAAAGCTCATTTTTTCTTTTCCGCCAAGGATTAAATACGCCAAAATAATTCCGTAAACAGGCTCTAAACTCGTAGTTAGCATCACTGTATAAGGCGAAAGTTTTTGCATCACTTTGACCGAAGCTGTAAAAGCATAAGCGGTGCAAATGGATGATAAAATCAGTAGTAAAATCCAATCATTAACCGACAGAACAAAGAAATCAGCTGTGAATTTATTTTCGAATATAAAATAGATTGAAATAAAAACCACTCCAGCCAAGAATTCATAAAAAGTGATAACCGCCGAATCGTGTTTTTCGATTAATTTTCCATTCATTAGGGTGAATAAAACACCCATTATTATAGAAGCCAAGGCATACAACATTCCTTCCAAATAATTCATTTCGACTTGCAAAATAACGCCCAATCCAGCAATGATAACCAATCCGAAGAATACTTCATACCAAAGTACTTTTCGGCCATAAAACAAAGGTTCGAGTAGCGATGCTAAAAAAGCACCCAACGAAAAAACCGCTAAAGTGATGGAAACATTAGAAATATGAATGGCTTCGAAAAAAGTAATCCAATGTAAAGCTATCAAAAGTCCCACAAAAATTAATTTGAATAATTCTTTAGGAGGAACGGAAAATGACTTCTTTTTTGAAAGTATAAAAAGCAATAAAAATCCACTTGCTAGAAGCATTCGATACCAAACCAAAGCATCAGCAGCTATCGAAATCAAAGCTCCTAATACGGCTGTAAATCCCCAAATAAATACAATTAAATGAAGATTCAAATAACTTCCTAATTTATCTTTTTGCATTTCGTAGTAAAAAAATGGCTAAAATTCCGAACACAATATTCGAAAACCAAACCGCTAACAATGGCGAAAAAGTAGATTTTTCGGCTAGAGTTCCAAATATTTTATCAAAAAATACAAAGGAAAAAGCAATTCCAATTCCAATCGCTAGACTCACTCCCATTCCTCCTCTGCGCTTCATGGCTGAAACAGAAACGGCAATAATAGTCAAGATAAATGCCGAAACGGGAATACTGTATTTTTTGTACAAAACCACCTTGTAGATATTAACATTAGAAGAACCTCTACTTTTTTCTTTTTCGATAAACCGATTCAATTTACCTAAAGTTAAGGTCTCGGCAATATAAATCACGGGGGTTAAATCTTCTAAATCAAAACTAAATTTAGCCTCCTTGCTATCGGCTTTTTCGATTTTGTCTTCTAATGTTCCGACCGTTCTTTTGACATAATCATACATTGTATAATTCTTGGTTTTCGGATTCCATTGAATTCTACTAGCCGAAATTTTATACTCTAATTTATCTTTTTTAAACTTCTCATAACTAAAATTATAAGCCGTTTTGGTTTCGGGATTAAAGCTATTGACATAGATAAATTCGTTTTTACTGATTTGGCGAAAAACATCTGTGTTTTTTCCTCTCATGGCTTCTTTTCCGTCACTTCGAAGATAGGTGTATCGAAAATTATTAAAGCCTTCGTTTGCCTTTGGAACAATAAAAAAACCCATCAATAACACAACAATAGAAACAATAGTAGCTCCAATTATAAAAGGTCTCAAAAATCGTGAAAACGAAATTCCCGAACTCAAAATCGCAATAATTTCCGTATTATTGGCCAGTTTTGAAGTAAACCAAATCACCGACAGAAACAAAAATATCGGAAACAATAAATTCATGAAATAAATCGTGAAATTATAATAGTAAACCAATATTTCCGAGAGTGGAATTTTGTTGGCAATCATTTTATTTATCTTCTCCGAAACATCAATGATAATTCCAATAGGTGCAAACAAAAGTAACATTACCCCAAAAGTGGATAAGTATTTTTTAAGGATGTATTTGTCTATTATTGTTAACATTTTTTTTTATTTAAAGGTTTAAGATGGTTTAAGAGTTTAAATTGGTTTAAGAGTTTCAAGAGAACTTTAAACTTTTAAACCAATTTAAACTTTTAAACTTCTTTTACAATCTTTGGCTCATATTGCGCACCATCATGTCTTTCCAGGTTCTAAAATCTCCTGCTATGATATGTTTTCTAGCTTCGCGAACCAGCCACATATAAAATCCAAGATTGTGTATCGTAGCGATTTGTTTTCCGAGGTATTCATTGGCAGCAAACAAGTGACGCAAATAGGCTTTGGAATATTCTGTATCTACAAAAGTATGACCCATTTCATCAATTACAGAAAAATCGGCTTCCCATTTTTTGTTTTTGATATTAATCGTTCCGTTAGCCGTGAACAGCATTCCGTTTCTAGCATTTCGGGTTGGCATCACACAATCGAACATATCAATTCCCAAAGCAATATTTTCCAAAATATTGATTGGAGTTCCTACGCCCATTAAATAACGAGGCTTGTCTTCCGGAAGGATTTCACAAACCACTTCGGTCATGGCATACATTTCTTCGGCTGGTTCACCTACTGAAAGTCCGCCTATGGCATTTCCCTGCTGACCTGAATTGGCAATATATTCAGCAGATTGACGACGTAAATCTTTATAAGTACTTCCTTGAACAATTGGAAAAAAAGTTTGCTCATAACCATATTTATATGGCAGTTTATCCAAATGATTGATACATCTGTCCAACCAACGGTGCGTCATGTGCATCGAACGCTGTGCGTAACGGTAATCGCAAGGATACGGTGTACATTCGTCAAAAGCCATAATGATGTCTGCACCAATGGTACGCTGGATTTCCATCACATTTTCAGGAGTAAAAAAATGATAGGAACCGTCAATATGCGATTTGAATTTTACACCTTCTTCCTTAATTTTTCTATTAGAAGAAAGTGAATATACCTGATATCCACCCGAATCGGTCAGAATATTTCTGTCCCAATTCATGAATTTATGCAAACCACCTGCTTTTTCTAGAATTTCGGTTTGCGGACGCAGGTATAAATGATAGGTATTCCCGAGGATAATATCGGGGTTTATCTCTTCTTTCAATTCCCGTTGGTGCACTCCTTTTACCGAAGCAACCGTTCCCACAGGCATAAAAATTGGAGTTTCAATAACACCGTGATCAGTAGTGATACTTCCTGCTCTGGCTTTGGTATGTGGATCTTTTTGTAATAAATCAAATTTCATAAGGACTTTTTTCAGTGCGCAAAGATAAGGTAATTGTGAATTGTGAATTATGAATTGTGAATTTATTTAACAGCTAATATTATGGAAATAAATTATACAAGTTGTCACTAATCTATTTTCTTTTGTTAAACAATTAATTCGATTTAAAAGCTAAAAAAAAGACCAAAATGAGGTTTCCCGTAAAAATACAAAATTGATTATCAATAATTTAGACCTCAATAAAAACAACAATTCTCTAATTATGATAAAAAAATCCATTTTAATAGAAAACAAAACATCCATTACGACCAAAAATTTACAATTGGTTATCCAATCCGAAATTCGAGAAAGCTCAGTGCCCATTGAAGATATTGGTTTTTTAGTTTTAGATCATCCCGAAATTTACTTGAGTTTACCCGCCATGAATTTATTAGTAGAAAACAATACTGCTGTGATTATTTGTTCTAAAAATCATTTGCCTAACGGAATGTTTCTGAACCTCAACAGCCATCATATTCAGCAAGAAGTTTTTAGAAACCAAATTGAAGCTTCTGTTCCACTAAAAAAACAATTGTGGCAACAAACTATTGTGGAGAAAATAACCAATCAAGGGATTCTTTTGACAAAAATTACTCAAAATAAAAACAGCTTCGAATTCTTGGCAAGCAAAGTCTTGAGTGGAGATACGACAAACATGGAAGGAGTCGCTGCAAGCCAATATTGGAAATCCTTTTTTGATACTTATGACATCAATTTCAGACGAGAACGTTTTGGCGATTATCCCAATAATTTTCTCAATTATGGTTATGCGATTCTTCGGGCAGCAACCGCTAGAGCTTTGTCTGGAAGCGGATTATTGAACACGCTAGGCATTCATCACAAGAGCAAATACAACGCTTTTGCACTAGCCGATGATATTATGGAACCGTTCCGACCATTGGTTGACGAAAAAGTTTTCGAAATTATGCAAAACTATGAGGAACAGGAATTGAACACTAAAATCAAAGCCGAACTCTTGCAAGTATTAACTCGAACCGTTTATTTCAAGGATGAAAAAAGTCCGTTGATGGTCGCACTACAAAAAACGGCTAGTTCCTTGCAACAGTGTTTTATGGGAAGTAGAAAAAAAATTAAATATCCAAAATTATGGAACTTAACGCCTACCGAATAATGTGGTTGTTTGTATTTTTTGATTTGCCAACAGAAACCAAAAAGGATCGACGCAATGCTTCGCAATTCCGTGGCAGTTTGTTAAAAGATGGTTTCTCGATGATGCAATTTTCGGTTTATATTCGTCATTGTGCTAGTGGCGAAAGTGCCGATGTGCACGAAAAACGGATAAACAAACTCGTTCCGCCTTTGGGTAAAGTCAGTGTTTTACGAATTACCGACAAACAATTTGGGATGATTATTAATTATTTGGGCAAAGCCAAACAAGAAGCGGTAGATGCACCCACGCAATTGGAATTATTCTAGAAATAAAAAAATGCTCCAATCTAGCCTATCACGTGCTAAAAAGGAGCATTTTATTTTACGATATTTCTCTTTATTCTGTTGATTACTAGAAGGTAACAAGCCAACTAATATCGTGTTTTCTAATCTTTAATCAAACCACAACAGGTTCACGTCATATTTGTTTCCCTGTGAAAATATCGTGTTTTCTAATCTTTAATCAAACCACAACCCGCTTCTTTGAATATGATTTCTTCGTCGTAATATCGTGTTTTCTAATCTTTAATCAAACCACAACAATGTCCATTAATTCTTTTTGCATCTTAAAAATATCGTGTTTTCTAATCTTTAATCAAACCACAACCTTCTGCTCCTATAAACTTTTCTACGTCTCAATATCGTGTTTTCTAATCTTTAATCAAACCACAACTAACTCATATCCTTTTATTTCTTTATTTTTAATATCGTGTTTTCTAATCTTTAATCAAACCACAACAATGTCCATTAATTCTTTTTGCATCTTAAAATATCGTGTTTTCTAATCTTTAATCAAACCACAACTAATATTTAGATAACTAAATATACTTGATGAATATCGTGTTTTCTAATCTTTAATCAAACCACAACTAGTCTTTACCATAATAAAACCGATTTGCTAATATCGTGTTTTCTAATCTTTAATCAAACCACAACGTTACGCTTTCAGCATCAGGAACTCCGTTAAATATCGTGTTTTCTAATCTTTAATCAAACCACAACATATCTTGCTGTTATCTGCGTACAAATATAAATATCGTGTTTTCTAATCTTTAATCAAACCACAACCTCTTCCGACTCCTCTTATGTTTAGATGTGAATATCGTGTTTTCTAATCTTTAATCAAACCACAACCGGTATTGTCTATGCTTATTTGTACCCAAAAATATCGTGTTTTCTAATCTTTAATCAAACCACAACCTTGATACAGTCTTATAGGACAGACAAATAAATATCGTGTTTTCTAATCTTTAATCAAACCACAACCATTTTCTACATTCATATTTTTCAGTGCTGAATATCGTGTTTTCTAATCTTTAATCAAACCACAACTAACAGTACTGATGGTTCCGCATCTAGTACAATATCGTGTTTTCTAATCTTTAATCAAACCACAACAAATTGACGTCAAATTTGTTCCCTTGTGAAAATATCGTGTTTTCTAATCTTTAATCAAACCACAACAACTCACACCAAATGAATGATGTGAGTGTTAATATCGTGTTTTCTAATCTTTAATCAAACCACAACTAACCTTCGTGTGTGTATACTGTTTTCATAATATCGTGTTTTCTAATCTTTAATCAAACCACAACTGACAGTATTTAGTTATATAATTTACTGTCAATATCGTGTTTTCTAATCTTTAATCAAACCACAACAAACAAAAGCAAGCCAAAAAAAAATACAAAATATCGTGTTTTCTAATCTTTAATCAAACCACAACGGAGATATTAAGAATCCGTCAGGAATCAACAATATCGTGTTTTCTAATCTTTAATCAAACCACAACTACTCCCACATAAAACAGATCATATCACCAAATATCGTGTTTTCTAATCTTTAATCAAACCACAACAAAATACTCATTATGAAATATCTTTAAGAGAATATCGTGTTTTCTAATCTTTAATCAAACCACAACATGGATGATTATTCCGATTTGGTTTGCGACAATATCGTGTTTTCTAATCTTTAATCAAACCACAACATAATAATAACTCCACCGTTAGGACAAAAAAATATCGTGTTTTCTAATCTTTAATCAAACCACAACAATGCCAATCCTTCTTGGTTGCTTAACTTTAATATCGTGTTTTCTAATCTTTAATCAAACCACAACGTTTGTCATTCTGCCCCTACCCGCTAATGTAATATCGTGTTTTCTAATCTTTAATCAAACCACAACAATATCCATTAGTTCTTTTTGCATTTTGAAAATATCGTGTTTTCTAATCTTTAATCAAACCACAACATTAGTATTTCGTTCCCTTTACTTGTGTCAATATCGTGTTTTCTAATCTTTAATCAAACCACAACAAAAGAAATAGATATAGTATATAATAATAAAATATCGTGTTTTCTAATCTTTAATCAAACCACAACTGCGACGGTGATAGCGTCGTTAGCGATTTGAATATCGTGTTTTCTAATCTTTAATCAAACCACAACGCTTCTGAAAGCGCTTTGTTTGCGTTAGCAATATCGTGTTTTCTAATCTTTAATCAAACCACAACATGTATATTTTCCCACCTTTGTTTTTGTTTAATATCGTGTTTTCTAATCTTTAATCAAACCACAACTCTGTCAACTCCTCTTAAGTTTTCTGCTTCAATATCGTGTTTTCTAATCTTTAATCAAACCACAACAGAGAAGTAGATTCAAAAGCAGTTGAAGCAAATATCGTGTTTTCTAATCTTTAATCAAACCACAACTTAATATAATACCCAGCTATTACTATTATTAATATCGTGTTTTCTAATCTTTAATCAAACCACAACTTGATGGTTTTGATGATGTGAAATCTTTTGAATATCGTGTTTTCTAATCTTTAATCAAACCACAACAACTTCCATAAACTTCCTGCATCGATGGTGAATATCGTGTTTTCTAATCTTTAATCAAACCACAACCTGATAACGGCAAGTCGTTAAACTCGTCGGAATATCGTGTTTTCTAATCTTTAATCAAACCACAACAAAGCCTTTAGCCGCTCCCTCGATGTTGTAAATATCGTGTTTTCTAATCTTTAATCAAACCACAACAGCGCAGTACTGCTTATACGCTTCCCACTTAATATCGTGTTTTCTAATCTTTAATCAAACCACAACCCTGTACCCATCTCAGCGAAGAGTCCCGCGAATATCGTGTTTTCTAATCTTTAATCAAACCACAACCATGACATCTATCCAAAAGAAAGCGAGCAAATATCGTGTTTTCTAATCTTTAATCAAACCACAACCAACTTGTCGAGTTGAGCGTAGTAGCTTTGAATATCGTGTTTTCTAATCTTTAATCAAACCACAACCAGGAAGGTTTTTTTAGAGATACTTATAAAAATATCGTGTTTTCTAATCTTTAATCAAACCACAACCCATCAACGATTTGGGAGCAAATGGTGTGGAATATCGTGTTTTCTAATCTTTAATCAAACCACAACGAGCGGGACGGTATTTCAAAAGACAAAAACAATATCGTGTTTTCTAATCTTTAATCAAACCACAACCAAGGGGATTTCGACTGGATGCTCAAGCGGAATATCGTGTTTTCTAATCTTTAATCAAACCACAACAGCACTTCTCTTTCATTATTCGTGAAGATTAATATCGTGTTTTCTAATCTTTAATCAAACCACAACCGTCTAATGACCAAAACAGATCCGAAAGAAAATATCGTGTTTTCTAATCTTTAATCAAACCACAACTATGGAAGGCTGCATCGAAAATAATAGCGAAATATCGTGTTTTCTAATCTTTAATCAAACCACAACTGGTTGTTGACGAAAGTATCAAGATGAAAAAATATCGTGTTTTCTAATCTTTAATCAAACCACAACTGAAAGCTACTGCATCCCTGCTGGGCGGATGCCATACCTTTCAGTTGTGGTTTGAGATGTTTAAGACAATGAAAAACTTATGTCAAAGAACTTCTTAAAAATTTTGCCTGCCAATGATAGCCATTATTTCTATTGTATCGACATTAATTTTGTAAAAAATGGTATCAACTCCACAAACACAATATCTATATCCTTGACGAAAACGAATAGCTTCTGGAAATAGATACGGATTTGATGCAATTTTTGAAAAACAATCAAAAAACATATCATAATATTTATGCGCTTGAAGCATTCCGAAACGACTCATTCCATATTCAAAAATTCGAGTCAAATCCTCTTCTGCTTGAATATTTAGTTTATAACTAAACATTTAATTTTTTCTTAATTTCAGCTAATAACTCTTCTTTAGTTTTAGAGCTAAATCCACTTTTCTCCGCTTTATCAAGCTTCATTCTAACAAATTCTACATAATCATCTTGCGAACGTGCTTTTTTGATGAGATAATTAATAGCTTCACTTTTACTAGTAAATTCTTCTTCTGCAACTTGTTTTTTTAACCATTCGTCATTTTGATTGGCTAAAGTGATACTTTGACGTGTCATAACAATAATTTTAGTTGGTGTAAATTTACACCAAACTTTTGAAATAAATCAGATTTTTGAAATTTTTCCCGAAACTGAAATTTTTACTTTTATAGGATTAAATGTAAACCATCCTGTTTTACCTTCTCCAAATCCTCTTATTTGTTTGTAATCATCATCCGTAACCGTTGAAGACTTATGTTTTCTAAAAAAATAATCTCCTGATGTTAATTTTTGAACTCTGTACAAATTACCTCTTAAAATTTCATAATCAGGATTTCCCCAATTGATTTCATCTTCATTTAATCCTAATAAAAACATATCATTAATATGCAAAGTCGCAACCACTTCTTTTCCCTCGACAGGAAGTTGATACGTTGAAAATCCTTTGCTTTTTCGTTCCACAACAGTCCAAAAAGTTACCACTTCTTCCTTTAAATTTCCTTTGTCGTCTTTATAAATCAAAACGTGATGATTATTCCTAGGATTCACCCATTGATTAACATTATCCTTTAGCTTTTCTGCTCCTCCAATATTTTCTTTCATCCTTATTTTCAAAATTGGTACTGGCGCTCCATTTTTATTAGGCAAGAAAATTTGTGGTTGTTTCACTCCATTTTCATCAACAATAAAAAAAGTATTTACAGGAATTGTTCCTTTTACAAATCCGCCTAATTCTTGAATTCTTTTATAAATTAACATTCTAATAGCTTCGTCAACTACTTTTTCAAGTTGTTTTTCGGTTGTCAAACTATCAATGGATTTCCTAACGTGAAATGCTTCTTCTCCATTAAAATTTCGTTTACCAAAAACGGTTTCTTTATGCAATTGTCCTCGTGCAGCAACCCCTTTATTGATATGCGTTTTTCCGTTTTTTTCTACTTTGGTATATCGAATAGTGATATCATTAGCAATACGTTTATGTGAAATCAATATTTTATCAACAGCAACTTCAGCATCTTTTCTAAACGATTCCCAAGGCATCGGAAAATCTTTTAAATCGTAGTTTCTATTGTAGCGATTCCATTTGGATAATTCCTGTAAATAACTTGTTTTGCCACAAGCCATAACCAAGGCATCGATGGCGTGATGACGATGATCTTCTCTCGTTTTAGCATTTTCATCATTCAAAACAGTATTCAATCCCCACTTTTGGCGCAAGTTGGCTGTCATTTGTCCTGGAGAGACATTTACTTTTTTGCAAATTTTTGCTAAATAAGTTGAAGCTTCTTTGCTTATAAATCGGGTGTCATTTAATTGTCTTGAACTGAAATCATCATCAAACTTTATCTGTACAAATCTTTTGAATTTCTGGTAAGCGTTTGGATATTCCTTGGTGTCTGAAAATAATTTTAATGCTCGTTCTTTTCTAGCAATCCAATCCAATTCGTCATTTCCATAAAATTCAAAAGGCGTTCTATCTCCTTTACGCCTGTTTTCATCAGCATAACACAATGTTTTATTATTGAAACTATCGTTCAACGAACGACTCCACGGATGAATATGTTCTATTTGGACTTCGCCTGTAAAAAGTTTGCTAATAGGAATTGTAACACCTGTATAAGGACAAGTCTGTTTGCACTCTTCCCAAAGTTTGAATTTTAAAATGTTATCGTGTGAAACTCTAGCATATTTTTCAACTTCGGTTTTCACTCTGTCATTTTCACGTTCTAATCGCTTTTGATCTCTACGAATTTTATTTCGCTGTGATTTGGAGATTTTTAAATCTCGAGCCATTTCTACTTTTATCTCGTCGAGTTGTCCGTGTTCTTCAATTAATTCATTTACCAATTTCCGCAATTCAAATAAAGCAGTTATTACAATTGGATTTCGAATAGCTTGTATTTCCTTATCGGCATCTTTGCCAACTGGTAATTTTTCTAGTAATTCCGTAACATCAATTGTTGCCGAATGATGATAGAGTTTCTTTAATTGTTTGTCATTCAATTGAAATTCTTTTCGAAGTAAATCTTTAATAGTATCTATAAAACCACCTGAAATTTTAAATCTAACAATAGCTTCAACATTATCAATTAATTCTAATTGCTTCTGATTGTTTTCTGCTGTATCATTTTGCCATTTGTCACCAAAAGTATTTTTTATTCCACCCATAACCACTGCAACATCATAAGTATATCCTTGCTGTAAAAATGGTAAAATATTAGCAATAGCTTTTCGGCTCAAACTAGCGTAGCCGTCTTTTACATTAAACTTTGAAATTGCAACAGCTTGTTCCTCTGTAAAATTCCAATTCTTAATAGCATATGCTGCAAGATTTGATTTACTGTCAAAAAAATATAAAACGTGCCAAATATCTTCCTGCTCTTTTTCTGAAAAATCAAACCATTTTTTGCCAAAATATTTTTTATTGGATAAATTAGAAATAGTATGTGTGCCAACTATTTTATCGTCGTCTTTATAATTGAATTTGAATTCTGCACTTTCTTTACCGATGGCTTTTCGTAGTTTTTTGAATTCAATTTTATCAAAGGAAAGCAATTGCTCAATCAATTTGTTTTTTTCTATTTGAGATATTTTCTTTCCATTATATTCAACAGTATTTACCCATTGCCAAATTCTAAACATTTCAACAGGAATAGCACTTATTGGGCATTTTGTTTTTGAAGGTTCAAAAGAACAATTACCGACCAAATGCTTTTGTGAGCGTAAAGGTCTTTGATGAAATATAATTCCATCTTCTTTGTAATTATCTTGCTTTCTTCCTCCAAAAACTGTTTTTAAATCATAATTTAAAACAGAATGAAATTCCGATTGTTTATCCCAAATCAATTCAAATTCATCGATATACATCTTACGAGTGGTGTATCTATTTCGGATTCTTTCTAATCCATACTGAAACGGTTGATTTTCTTTTGGATAAATCTCAAATAAATAAGAACCTAAAGTTTTGCCTTCAATGCTTTCTTGTGTTTCTGATATTCCAATTTTCCCTTCTTTTGGAATACCTTTAAAAATAGTTCCTTTTTCATCATCTTCTCCTCCACTTTTTCTGCTATTACTTAAGAAACCTCTTCTTTGAATTAAATGGTAAAAAATTCTACCAATTTCTTCTAAAGACAACTTCTCATTCAATGCTTTTTGGCGCAATTCATAAGGATTCATTGCAAACCAAGTGGCTAATTTTTCAGAGGGGAATTGTTTGGTTTGTTTCCAATCTTCAAAATCTTTCAAACTCATTGGACACATATTATTTTCTGAAAGTGATTTTAACAATACTTTCTTTCTTAATCTTCGTCTAAAGAATTGACGCCTTACGCCTCTTGCTCCTGTTCGACTTGCATTTTTAGACATTTCATTATCACCATCGCCCAAATTCTCAACACCCATTGGAAAAATTCTGCTCCCAATGCCTAAAATTTTATTCAATTTATCATCAATTAAAGCCCACCCAATCGAGTTAGTCCCTAAATCTAATCCTAATATTTTTGCCATACCAATCTGTATTTTATAAGAATTTTTAAAACTACGGAGAA from Flavobacterium eburneipallidum includes these protein-coding regions:
- the cas9 gene encoding type II CRISPR RNA-guided endonuclease Cas9 (Cas9, originally named Csn1, is the large, multifunctional signature protein of type II CRISPR/Cas systems. It is well known even to general audiences because its RNA-guided endonuclease activity has made it a popular tool for custom editing of eukaryotic genomes.), giving the protein MAKILGLDLGTNSIGWALIDDKLNKILGIGSRIFPMGVENLGDGDNEMSKNASRTGARGVRRQFFRRRLRKKVLLKSLSENNMCPMSLKDFEDWKQTKQFPSEKLATWFAMNPYELRQKALNEKLSLEEIGRIFYHLIQRRGFLSNSRKSGGEDDEKGTIFKGIPKEGKIGISETQESIEGKTLGSYLFEIYPKENQPFQYGLERIRNRYTTRKMYIDEFELIWDKQSEFHSVLNYDLKTVFGGRKQDNYKEDGIIFHQRPLRSQKHLVGNCSFEPSKTKCPISAIPVEMFRIWQWVNTVEYNGKKISQIEKNKLIEQLLSFDKIEFKKLRKAIGKESAEFKFNYKDDDKIVGTHTISNLSNKKYFGKKWFDFSEKEQEDIWHVLYFFDSKSNLAAYAIKNWNFTEEQAVAISKFNVKDGYASLSRKAIANILPFLQQGYTYDVAVVMGGIKNTFGDKWQNDTAENNQKQLELIDNVEAIVRFKISGGFIDTIKDLLRKEFQLNDKQLKKLYHHSATIDVTELLEKLPVGKDADKEIQAIRNPIVITALFELRKLVNELIEEHGQLDEIKVEMARDLKISKSQRNKIRRDQKRLERENDRVKTEVEKYARVSHDNILKFKLWEECKQTCPYTGVTIPISKLFTGEVQIEHIHPWSRSLNDSFNNKTLCYADENRRKGDRTPFEFYGNDELDWIARKERALKLFSDTKEYPNAYQKFKRFVQIKFDDDFSSRQLNDTRFISKEASTYLAKICKKVNVSPGQMTANLRQKWGLNTVLNDENAKTREDHRHHAIDALVMACGKTSYLQELSKWNRYNRNYDLKDFPMPWESFRKDAEVAVDKILISHKRIANDITIRYTKVEKNGKTHINKGVAARGQLHKETVFGKRNFNGEEAFHVRKSIDSLTTEKQLEKVVDEAIRMLIYKRIQELGGFVKGTIPVNTFFIVDENGVKQPQIFLPNKNGAPVPILKIRMKENIGGAEKLKDNVNQWVNPRNNHHVLIYKDDKGNLKEEVVTFWTVVERKSKGFSTYQLPVEGKEVVATLHINDMFLLGLNEDEINWGNPDYEILRGNLYRVQKLTSGDYFFRKHKSSTVTDDDYKQIRGFGEGKTGWFTFNPIKVKISVSGKISKI